The following nucleotide sequence is from Streptomyces bathyalis.
GGCGCGCTCGGGGGAGTGGCGTGTGAGGCGGCCGGGGTCGCATCGGTGCGGCGAGGGGGCATCGGCGTTCCTTCCTGGGATGCGCGGGGTCACGCGGTGAGGAACGGCCGTGCACACACCGAAGGCCGCCCCTCGGGCGGCCTTCGCGTCTGTCGCTGTCTCGTGGTGCGCGCGCAGTCAGTGGGCCGCCGGATGAGCGGTCCACCACCAGTCGGACGGGGAAACCCCTGCCGGAGGCAGGAGGATGAGCTGCGCGAACATGGCGCGAGCCTACCTCAGCGACCGGCGCGCGGGTGGTTTCCGTCTCAGCACCCGGGCACGGCGAGGAGCGCCGGGCACGACCCCGTAACCTGGGGCGCGTGAGTGTGAACGCCAACCCCGACGCCGGTGCCCGAACCTGGCGAGACCTTCCCGCCGCGCAGCAGCCCGAGTGGCCGGACCGGGACGCCCTGCGCACGGCAGTCGCCGAGCTCGAGTCCTATCCGCCCCTCGTCTTCGCCGGCGAGTGCGACCAGCTGCGTTCGCGTCTGGGCGCGGTCGCGCGGGGTGAGGCGTTCCTGCTCCAGGGCGGGGACTGCGCGGAAGCGTTCGACCAGGTCAGCGCCGAGCACATCCGGAACAAGCTCAAGACGCTGCTGCAGATGGGCGCCGTGCTGACGTACGCGGGGTCCGTGCCGGTGGTCAAGGTCGGCCGGATCGCGGGTCAGTACAGCAAGCCGCGTTCCAAGCCCACCGAGACCAGGGACGGTGTGACGCTGCCGTCGTACCGCGGCGACTCGGTCAACGGCTTCGAGTTCACCGAGGCCGCCCGCACGCCCGACCCGGAGCGGCTGAAGCGGATGTACCAGGCGTCCGCCTCCACGCTGAACCTCGTCCGCGCCTTCACCACCGGCGGCTACGCGGACCTGCGCCAGGTGCACGCCTGGAACCAGGACTTCGTGAAGCGCTCGCCCTCCGGGCAGCGTTACGAGGCGCTGGCACGCGAGATCGACCAGGCGCTGAAGTTCATGCACGCGTGCGGCACGGACCCGGAGGAGCTCAAGACCGTCGAGTTCTTCTCGTCGCACGAGGCGCTGCTGCTGGACTACGAGTCGGCCATGACCCGTACGGATTCGCGCAGCGGCAAGCTGTACGACGTCTCCGGTCACATGGTCTGGATCGGCGAGCGCACTCGCCAACTCGACGGCGCCCACATCGAGTTCGCCTCGCAGGTGCGCAACCCGATCGGTGTGAAGCTGGGCCCGACGACGACGCCCGAGGAGGCCCTCACGCTGATCGACAAGCTCGACCCGGACCGGGAGCCGGGCAGGCTCACCTTCATCACGCGCATGGGCGCCGACACCGTACGGGACAGGCTGCCCACCCTGGTGGAGAAGGTCAGCGCCTCGGGTGCCCAAGTGGTCTGGGTCTGCGACCCGATGCACGGCAACACCTTCGAGGCGGCAAGCGGTCACAAGACCCGCCGTTTCGACGACGTGCTCGACGAGGTCAAGGGCTTCTTCGAGGTGCACAAGGGCGCGGGCACGCATCCGGGCGGCATCCACGTCGAGTTGACCGGTGACGACGTGACGGAGTGCGTGGGCGGCGGCGACGAGATCTTCGTCGGCGACCTGCACCAGCGCTACGAGACGGCGTGCGACCCGCGGTTGAACCGCAGCCAGTCGCTCGATCTCGCCTTCCTGGTCGCGGAGATGTACCGGGACCAGTGAGCCGGCGCAGGCGGCGCCTCTGAGCGCCGCCGCGGCCGCGGTGGCCGACGGAAGCAACACGGAAGTGGGGCCCGCATCACAGTGATGCGGGCCCCACAGCTCTGTTGTGGACACCGGGCGGCAGCTAAGGTTAGGTTAACCATGGTTAGGTTAGCCTCATCAAGCCAGAGCGTTTCCGGTTCGAGTCCATGGTTCGAGCCCCCGGGTTCGAGTACAGCCGGAACGCCGCCCGACGGACGAGCCCCGACTGGAGGACCGCGTGTACGTATGCTCCTGCTTCGGCGTTACGGACCGGCAGGTCCGTGAGCACCAGGAGGCCGGGGCCTGCACGCCGCGCCAGATCGCATCGGTGAGCAAGGCCGGGACGGACTGCGGCTCATGCGTACGCCGCATCCAGGGGCTCCTCGGACGCGGCGCGTGCCCGGGGCGTCAGCTGGAGACCGCCGCTCAGGAGCCCGCGCACGCACCCGTGCCCGTGCCGTCCTCCACGTCGGTTGCCGAAGCCGCCTGACGTCAGTTCTCCGACGGGGCCTCCTGCTCCACGAGCTGCGCGATGTAGAGCGGTTCGCCGAGCTTCTCGACCAGTTCGAGCTGGGTGTCCAGGTAGTCGATGTGGTGCTCCTCGTCGGCGAGGATGTCCTCGAAGATGTTCGCCGAGGTGATGTCGCCCTTGGCGCGCATGACCTCCACCCCGCGCCGCAGACGGTCGATCGCCTCTACTTCGATCTGCCGGTCCGCCGTGAACATCTCGGTCAGTGTCTGACCGACGTTGACGTGGAAGAGCCTCTGGTAGTTGGGAAGCCCCTCGAGAAACAGAATGCGGTCGGTGAGCCGTTCGGCGTGACGCATCTCGTCGAAGGACTCCGCACGGGTGTAGCGGGCGAGCTTGGGCCAGCCGAAGTGCTCCTGCATCTTCGCGTGCAGGAAGTACTGATTGATAGCTGTCAGCTCGGCCGTCAACTGCTCGTTGAGGAATTCGATGACCTCGGGATCGCCCTGCATGGCTGCGGACTCCTTCCAGGAAAGGAAAAGTGCCAGGTGCGTGTGCGCGCGCCCGCGCATCCTCGCACCGTGTCGTCACCCGGTCCAGTAAGCGAAGGCTTACCGAAATCGCCCGAATTGGCGAGCGGAATGCCCTCGAACACCCCACGAACGGGGTGCCGGTAAGCGGCTTCGGGAGGGTCTGTCACCATGGGGAGATGGGCCAGTCGCAGAGTGCTGAGGGGGAGCAGCAATCGCTTCCGCCAGGACAGCGGCTCCAGCGCGGCTGGCCGGTCACGCATTACGGGCCGGTGCCGAAGTTCAAGCCCGACCGCTGGGATTTCCGGGTTTTCGGAGCGACCGCCGACGGCGAGAAGCACTCCTGGGACCACGAGGAGTTCTCGGCGCTGCCGTACGAGACCGTCGTCGCCGACTTCCACTGCGTCACCAAGTTCAGCATGGTCGGGGCCGAATGGGGTGGCGTGCCCGCCCGTACCGTGCTGGAACTCGCTCCTCCCGCGGCCGGCGTCACGCACGTCATGGTCTGGGCCGAATACGGATTCAGCTCCAACCTGCGGCTGTCGGACTTCGCCGCCGGTACGACGCTGTTCGCCACGCACCGCGCGGGCGAGCTGCTCACGGCCGAACACGGTTTCCCGGTGCGGCTGGTGGTGCCGCATCTGTACGCGTGGAAGGGCCCGAAGTGGGTGCGCGGCGTGGAGTACATGACCACGGACCGCCGCGGCTTCTGGGAGGAACGCGGTTACCACAACATCGGCGACCCCCATAAGGAACAGCGCTACTCCTACCAGGAGGAGCCCGGTGAGGGGCCGGAGCTGTAGGCCCGCCGCTCGCCCTCAGTGGTAGGCGTGCAGCACCGCGTGACCCTTGCCCCGGCCGATCATCCACCGGTTCACCGGCGTCGGGACGACGAAGAGCGCGATGGCCGTCACCATCGTCGGACGTCGTGCCAGGCGAAGGCCGTGCCGATGACCAGGCCGAGGACCTCGCCGAAGGCGCAGCCCGTGAGGCAGGGCAGCGTGGCGCCCGCCGCCGTCGGCCAGGGCGCCCCGCCGTCCTGCCGCGCGCTCAGCCTTCGCCTTGGCGTAGTTCCTTCAGCCGTGCCACGTCCGCCGCGTGCCCCTCCTTGCGGCCGGGGGTCTCTATGACGAGCGGTACGCCCTCGGTCGAGGGATGGGTCATGAGGTCGGCGAACGGACCGGAGCCGATGTGGCCGGAGCCGATGTTGGCATGGCGGTCCTTGTGGGCCCCGGCGACGTCCTTGGAGTCGTTGGCGTGGATCAGCTTGAGACGGCCCGGGCCGGCCGCCGACTCCAGCTCGTCCAGCGTGTGCTTCACCCCTCCCGGCGCCGCCAGGTCGTGCCCGGCGGCGAAGACGTGGCAGGTGTCGAGGCAGACGCCGAGCCTCGGGTGGTGGCGGAGGATCTCGAAGTACGGCCCGAGGTCCTGCATCCGGGAGCAGAGCGAGAACCCCTGGCCGGCCGTGGGCTCCAGCAGCAGCCACGGGTCGTCCTCGTGCGTCAGCTCCTCCAGCAACGGCAGGAGCAGCCGGCCCACCTGTGCCAGGGCGGTGGCGCTCGTGCGGCCGCCGGTTGCCGAACCCGTGTGGACCACGACGCCGGACGCGCCGATCTCGCGCCCCCTGCGGAGCGAATGGCGCAGCGAGGAGACGGAGTTGCGGGCCGTGGCCTCGGTGTGGGAGCCGAGATTGATGAGGTAAGGGGCATGCACGAATACGGGGAGTTCCCTCTCCGCGCACGCCGCACGGAATTCCTCGTCCTGTTCCGGGGATCCGGAGTTCGTCGCCCAGCCGCGGGGATTGGCGACGAAGACCTGAAGGGCTTCCGCGCCGATGTCATCGGCGTAGGAAATGCCAGTGGCGGCCAGTCCCCCTGCTACGGGGACGTGGCCGCCAATGGGATTGCGGTGTCGCTTGGTCGTCACACCATCAGTATGCCGAGTTCACGTTGTCCATCGAACCGTACTTGTCCGCCGCGTAGTTGCACGCGGCCACGATGTTGGCGACCGGGTCGGTGATGTTGTGGGGCGTTCCCTTGACGTGGTACGCGTCGAAGGTCGGCTGGATGGTCTGGAGCAGGCCCTTGGACGGGGTGCCGTTCTGGGCGTTGATGTCCCAGTTGTTCACGGCGTTCGGGTTCCCGCCGGACTCGCGGATGATGTTCCGCTTGATGCCGTCGTAGGACCCGGGGATGTCGTGCTTCGCCATGACGTCGCGGGCCTCGCGGATCCAGCCGTCGAGGTTGTCCGGGTAGGTCTTGGCTGCCTTGGCGCGCTCGGCGGCTCGCGACGCCTTGGCCGCGGCCTCGGCCTTGCGCTCCGCAGCGGCCTTCTTCGCGGCTGCCGCCTTCGCGGCCTTCGCCTTGGCGGCCTTGACCTTGGCTGCCTCCGCGCGGTCGGCGGCGACGGCCTTCTGCTGGGCCACGGCGTCCTTCTGCTTGGCCACGGCCTCCTTGGTGCGCTTGACGTCGGCGTCCAGGGTGCCCTGGTTGGCGGCGCCGAGCTCCACCTTGTGCGTATCGGACTTCTTCGTACTCTCCGCGGCGGCCGTAGAGGCGCTGACCTTCTTGGCGCTCGACTGGCTCTGGTCGCCTGCGTCGGCGCTGCCGGGAATGACGGTCAGTGCGATGGCTGCCGCGCCCGCGGCCGATATACCTGCGGCGGAGATACGCGCGAACTTGGGGTTGCGGACGTAGCCGAGAATGTTGGGCATTGTGAGCGAACCTTTCAACATTGCGTGCGTCGTCGCAGAGGCCGAAAAGGCGGTGTACGCCGAGTTCCGAACCCCGGCGCATGCGACCGACGGCAATTGTTAAAGGCTCCGAAAACACAGCCCAAAAGTGTGACGTACTATCCCGTTTCGTTTATCGGGGGAGTGGGCCGCACGGGGAACGCCGGACGGCCCGTGCCCCGGGCGGCGGGCGGAGGCAGCTACCGGTCCACTAGAGGCAGTCGTAAGTGACATGGGTCCTATGTCCGGTATCACACGCAAGGCGGCCCGGATCCCTGTGGGTGAGGACGCGCATGCGGGGTGTAAGCGCTCTCCGGTACGTCCGGAGCGGGCTTCCAGGGAGGTGTTCCGGGGGCGTTCCGGAGGGGTGCGGCCGCCGTGGCGGTGACCGTGGTCGACCTGCTCAGCGCCTGCTCAGCGCAGCCAGATCGTCACCTCGGAGCCGCGCGGAGCCTCGTCGTCCCCGCCCGGTGACTGGGCGAAGACCTTGTTGCCGACGAAGATCCGGCGTGTGGTGACCTCGAAGCCCGCGTCCTCCAGCTTCTTGCGCGCCTGCTTCTTGCCCAGGCCCTCCACGTCCGGGACGTCCACCAGGTCCTGGCCCTTGGAGATGGTGAGGGTGACGGTGTCGCCCTCACCGGCCGTGCTGCCCTCGGCGGGCGACTGCCGGGCCACCTTGCCCTCGTCCTCGTCCGAGAAGACGCGCCCCTGAGCGATACGGACCTTCAGGCCCTCCTCGGCCAGGTCCTCGCGGGCGGAGTCCTCGTCGTCACCGACGACGTCCGGCACATCGACCGGCGAGCCCTTGGAGACGGTCAGCGCGACGGGGGAGCCCGGGCGGCGCTTGCTGCCCGCGTCCGGGTCGCTGGCGATCACGGAGCCCCGCGCCGTGTCCTCGCTGAACTGCTGCTTGACCACACCGGCCTCCAGGCCGGCGTCCTTGAGCTTGCGCCGGGCGTCGGCGAGCGGCGTACCGCTCAGCTCGGGGACCTTCACTATCTCCGGGCCGTTGGAGACGACCATGGTGA
It contains:
- a CDS encoding class II 3-deoxy-7-phosphoheptulonate synthase; amino-acid sequence: MSVNANPDAGARTWRDLPAAQQPEWPDRDALRTAVAELESYPPLVFAGECDQLRSRLGAVARGEAFLLQGGDCAEAFDQVSAEHIRNKLKTLLQMGAVLTYAGSVPVVKVGRIAGQYSKPRSKPTETRDGVTLPSYRGDSVNGFEFTEAARTPDPERLKRMYQASASTLNLVRAFTTGGYADLRQVHAWNQDFVKRSPSGQRYEALAREIDQALKFMHACGTDPEELKTVEFFSSHEALLLDYESAMTRTDSRSGKLYDVSGHMVWIGERTRQLDGAHIEFASQVRNPIGVKLGPTTTPEEALTLIDKLDPDREPGRLTFITRMGADTVRDRLPTLVEKVSASGAQVVWVCDPMHGNTFEAASGHKTRRFDDVLDEVKGFFEVHKGAGTHPGGIHVELTGDDVTECVGGGDEIFVGDLHQRYETACDPRLNRSQSLDLAFLVAEMYRDQ
- a CDS encoding (2Fe-2S)-binding protein, producing the protein MYVCSCFGVTDRQVREHQEAGACTPRQIASVSKAGTDCGSCVRRIQGLLGRGACPGRQLETAAQEPAHAPVPVPSSTSVAEAA
- the bfr gene encoding bacterioferritin, with amino-acid sequence MQGDPEVIEFLNEQLTAELTAINQYFLHAKMQEHFGWPKLARYTRAESFDEMRHAERLTDRILFLEGLPNYQRLFHVNVGQTLTEMFTADRQIEVEAIDRLRRGVEVMRAKGDITSANIFEDILADEEHHIDYLDTQLELVEKLGEPLYIAQLVEQEAPSEN
- a CDS encoding sulfite oxidase-like oxidoreductase, encoding MGQSQSAEGEQQSLPPGQRLQRGWPVTHYGPVPKFKPDRWDFRVFGATADGEKHSWDHEEFSALPYETVVADFHCVTKFSMVGAEWGGVPARTVLELAPPAAGVTHVMVWAEYGFSSNLRLSDFAAGTTLFATHRAGELLTAEHGFPVRLVVPHLYAWKGPKWVRGVEYMTTDRRGFWEERGYHNIGDPHKEQRYSYQEEPGEGPEL
- a CDS encoding deoxyribonuclease IV, which gives rise to MTTKRHRNPIGGHVPVAGGLAATGISYADDIGAEALQVFVANPRGWATNSGSPEQDEEFRAACAERELPVFVHAPYLINLGSHTEATARNSVSSLRHSLRRGREIGASGVVVHTGSATGGRTSATALAQVGRLLLPLLEELTHEDDPWLLLEPTAGQGFSLCSRMQDLGPYFEILRHHPRLGVCLDTCHVFAAGHDLAAPGGVKHTLDELESAAGPGRLKLIHANDSKDVAGAHKDRHANIGSGHIGSGPFADLMTHPSTEGVPLVIETPGRKEGHAADVARLKELRQGEG
- a CDS encoding transglycosylase SLT domain-containing protein, with amino-acid sequence MPNILGYVRNPKFARISAAGISAAGAAAIALTVIPGSADAGDQSQSSAKKVSASTAAAESTKKSDTHKVELGAANQGTLDADVKRTKEAVAKQKDAVAQQKAVAADRAEAAKVKAAKAKAAKAAAAKKAAAERKAEAAAKASRAAERAKAAKTYPDNLDGWIREARDVMAKHDIPGSYDGIKRNIIRESGGNPNAVNNWDINAQNGTPSKGLLQTIQPTFDAYHVKGTPHNITDPVANIVAACNYAADKYGSMDNVNSAY